From Demequina capsici, one genomic window encodes:
- a CDS encoding MMPL family transporter, whose product MKHTLLRPVLVVLAIVAWLAIGGAGGQTFGKLSDVQENDSAAFLPSSAESTEAAAAHQLFAPTQSVPVLLVVEGGEPDVATVQTFVDDVLATPLEGDPDGRTVGDVILTGPTGEGPQAVLSDDGQGILVTMAVDSDVFAQSIGEDSFAQVLVSTLRDSWTEADTGLDGYVTGPAGLVADLSAAFAGIDGILLLVALAVVLLILLVVYRSPVLPFLVLATAMIALTGAIILVYALAVADVITLNGQSQGIMFILVVGATTDYSLLLVARYREELVRVESPYSALWTAWRRSLEPIAASAGTVVLGLLVLLLSDLKSNSSLGPAGAIGIVASFLAALTLLPALLLIGGRHARGVFWPAMPRYRGTHAPAETRHADLSPQERERVTAELEAGAGLWGRISRSVDRRPRMVWLAAAGGLAALAAFLPTFQSGGLGSRDVFLGQVESITGFEVLEQHFEAGATSPIRIIVAEDEADAALAAVQGVDGVDQASLLTASVAAGAPAGVVPDEAPLVIDGRVEIVAVTHVAASSVEATQIVSDVREAVHAIDADALVGGEAAEQLDTRLTSERDLRVILPTILAVILVVLTLLLRALVAPVLIILANVLSFGATMGLAAIVFNHVLDFPGTDPAVPLLAFVFLVALGVDYSIFLMSRAREEALEHGNREGMRRALAVTGGVITSAGIVLAATFAALGVIPLIFLAQIAFIVGTGVLIDTFVVRSLLVPGLITDVGRRSWWPVHKRIAD is encoded by the coding sequence GTGAAGCACACCTTGCTCCGCCCCGTTCTCGTGGTCCTCGCGATCGTCGCGTGGCTCGCGATCGGCGGCGCCGGAGGCCAGACCTTCGGCAAGCTGTCGGATGTCCAGGAGAACGACTCGGCGGCATTCCTGCCCTCGTCGGCCGAGTCCACCGAGGCCGCTGCCGCCCACCAGCTGTTCGCGCCGACCCAGTCCGTGCCGGTGCTGCTCGTCGTCGAGGGAGGCGAGCCGGACGTCGCCACGGTGCAGACCTTCGTCGACGATGTCCTCGCCACCCCGCTCGAGGGCGACCCAGACGGCCGCACCGTCGGCGACGTGATCCTCACAGGGCCCACAGGGGAGGGGCCGCAGGCGGTGCTGTCGGACGACGGGCAGGGCATCCTCGTCACGATGGCCGTCGACTCGGACGTGTTCGCGCAGAGCATCGGCGAGGACTCCTTCGCCCAGGTGCTCGTCAGCACCCTCCGCGACAGCTGGACCGAGGCGGACACCGGGCTCGACGGCTACGTGACGGGGCCCGCGGGACTGGTCGCGGACCTCTCGGCGGCATTCGCCGGCATCGACGGGATCCTCCTGCTCGTCGCGCTCGCCGTGGTGCTGCTGATCCTGCTGGTCGTCTACCGCAGCCCCGTGCTGCCGTTCCTCGTGCTCGCCACCGCCATGATCGCCCTCACCGGTGCGATCATCCTGGTCTACGCGCTCGCCGTGGCCGACGTGATCACGCTCAACGGCCAGTCGCAGGGCATCATGTTCATCCTCGTGGTCGGCGCCACCACCGACTACTCGCTGCTGCTCGTGGCCCGCTACCGCGAGGAGCTGGTGCGCGTCGAGTCGCCGTACTCGGCGCTGTGGACGGCGTGGAGGCGCTCGCTCGAACCGATCGCCGCCTCAGCCGGGACCGTGGTGCTCGGTCTGCTGGTGCTGCTGCTCAGCGACCTGAAGTCCAACTCCTCGCTCGGGCCCGCGGGCGCGATCGGCATCGTCGCGTCGTTCCTCGCCGCGCTGACGCTGCTTCCCGCACTGCTCCTCATCGGAGGCCGGCATGCGCGAGGCGTCTTCTGGCCGGCGATGCCGCGCTACCGCGGGACGCATGCGCCCGCTGAGACGCGCCATGCCGATCTCTCCCCGCAGGAGCGCGAGCGCGTGACTGCGGAGCTCGAGGCCGGAGCCGGGCTGTGGGGGAGGATCTCGCGCAGCGTCGATCGTCGTCCTCGCATGGTGTGGCTCGCGGCTGCCGGAGGCCTGGCCGCGCTCGCCGCGTTCCTTCCCACCTTCCAGTCGGGAGGCCTCGGGTCCCGTGACGTCTTCCTGGGTCAGGTCGAGTCCATCACCGGCTTCGAGGTGCTCGAGCAGCACTTCGAGGCGGGAGCGACGTCGCCCATCCGGATCATCGTCGCTGAGGACGAGGCCGACGCAGCCCTCGCCGCCGTCCAAGGCGTCGACGGCGTCGACCAGGCGTCCCTGCTGACCGCGTCAGTCGCCGCCGGCGCGCCGGCGGGCGTGGTCCCCGACGAGGCTCCGCTCGTGATCGACGGACGCGTCGAGATCGTGGCGGTCACGCATGTGGCCGCCTCCTCGGTCGAGGCCACTCAGATCGTGTCCGACGTGCGCGAGGCGGTCCACGCGATCGATGCCGACGCGCTCGTGGGCGGCGAGGCTGCCGAGCAGCTGGACACCCGACTCACCTCCGAGCGCGATCTCAGGGTGATCCTGCCCACGATCCTCGCCGTGATCCTCGTCGTCCTGACGCTGCTGCTGCGCGCGCTCGTCGCGCCGGTGCTGATCATCCTGGCGAACGTGCTCAGCTTCGGAGCGACCATGGGGCTCGCAGCGATCGTGTTCAACCACGTCCTCGACTTCCCCGGCACGGATCCGGCGGTGCCCCTGCTCGCCTTCGTGTTCCTGGTGGCTCTGGGCGTCGACTACTCGATCTTCCTGATGTCGAGAGCGAGAGAGGAGGCGCTCGAGCACGGCAACCGCGAAGGCATGCGGCGCGCGCTCGCCGTGACCGGTGGAGTGATCACCTCTGCGGGCATCGTGTTGGCCGCCACGTTCGCGGCGCTCGGAGTGATCCCGCTGATCTTCCTCGCGCAGATCGCCTTCATCGTCGGCACCGGGGTGCTGATCGACACCTTCGTCGTGCGGTCGTTGCTGGTGCCTGGGCTGATCACGGACGTGGGCCGCCGCTCGTGGTGGCCCGTCCACAAGCGCATCGCCGACTGA
- a CDS encoding TIGR01777 family oxidoreductase: MRVVISGASGLIGTALSASLREGGHSVVALVRRQARSADESSWAPAAGTIDLDVIASADAIVNLAGASIGARRLTSSYQQVVRQSRVDSTSTIARAIVQAKPDAVLLQGSAMGYYGSRGEEPLSERSSSGQTFLASICRDWEAAAVPAQDAGARVVYLRTGLVLAPHGGFAERLLPLVRRGLISSLGSGRAWHSWISLQDAIRALEFHLTSGHHGASNVIAPVAVRDRPLITALCEAMGTSPGLSVPAWAMRLAVGPAADDLLNSQLASPGVLNRLGFTWDHAQIDAAARWIVTPD, encoded by the coding sequence ATGCGCGTCGTCATCTCAGGGGCCTCTGGCCTCATCGGCACCGCGCTATCCGCTTCGCTGCGCGAGGGCGGCCACTCCGTGGTCGCCCTCGTGCGGCGTCAGGCCCGTTCCGCAGACGAGTCGTCGTGGGCGCCTGCGGCAGGGACCATCGACCTCGACGTCATCGCCTCCGCTGATGCGATCGTCAACCTCGCCGGCGCCTCGATCGGGGCGCGACGGCTGACCTCGTCGTATCAGCAGGTGGTGCGGCAGTCACGCGTCGACTCGACATCGACCATCGCCCGCGCGATCGTTCAGGCGAAGCCTGATGCGGTGCTGCTCCAAGGCTCCGCGATGGGCTACTACGGCTCGCGCGGCGAGGAGCCGCTGTCCGAGCGGTCCAGCTCCGGGCAGACGTTCCTTGCGAGCATCTGCCGCGACTGGGAGGCCGCCGCCGTGCCCGCACAGGACGCAGGTGCTCGAGTGGTGTACCTGCGCACAGGCCTCGTGCTCGCGCCGCACGGCGGGTTCGCGGAGCGGCTCCTGCCACTCGTGCGACGGGGGCTCATCTCCTCGCTGGGCTCCGGAAGAGCATGGCACTCATGGATCTCGCTGCAGGACGCGATCCGAGCGCTCGAGTTCCACCTCACCTCGGGCCACCACGGTGCCTCCAACGTCATCGCCCCCGTGGCGGTGCGGGATCGTCCGTTGATCACGGCGCTGTGCGAGGCGATGGGCACCTCCCCGGGTCTGTCGGTCCCCGCGTGGGCGATGAGGCTCGCCGTGGGCCCCGCCGCCGATGATCTCCTGAACTCGCAGCTCGCCTCGCCCGGCGTGCTCAATCGGCTCGGCTTCACGTGGGATCACGCGCAGATCGACGCCGCCGCGCGGTGGATCGTCACTCCTGACTGA
- the sucB gene encoding 2-oxoglutarate dehydrogenase, E2 component, dihydrolipoamide succinyltransferase, producing the protein MSNEVTLPALGESVTEGTVTRWLKNVGDTVAVDEPLLEVSTDKVDTEIPSPFAGTLTEILVAEDDTVEVGTVLARIGDASEAAAAPAAPAPAEAPAPAPVAATPAPVAEAPAPAAAPAAAPAVAPAAAAAGRDVTLPALGESVTEGTVTRWLKNVGDTVAVDEPLLEVSTDKVDTEIPSPFAGTLTEILVAEDDTVEVGTVLARIGDGSAVAAAPAPVAAPAPVEAPVAAAPVAPVAPVAQATVAAPAPAPAPATVATSVPAGGSGYVTPIVRKLASERGVDLSAVAGTGVGGRIRKEDVIAAAQAPAPAAAPAPAATAAAPAAPTAAPETKVSELRGQTVKMSRIRKITADKMMESLHGMAQLTSVVEVDASKIWALRARSKSAFAAKHGTNLTFLPFFTRAVAEALTEHAFLNASVVDDSIVYHPTVNLSLAVDTPKGLMLPTMKDADSKTVAEHAKAIADLANRARNGGLAADEISGGTFSVTNTGSGGTLFDTPIVPAPQVGILATCAIVKKPVIVKGPDGEEVIAIRPMVYLPLSYDHRIVDGADAARFLQTVKARIEGGAFEDELDL; encoded by the coding sequence ATGAGCAACGAAGTCACCCTTCCCGCGCTCGGTGAGTCCGTCACCGAGGGCACCGTCACCCGCTGGCTCAAGAACGTCGGCGACACCGTGGCCGTCGACGAGCCCCTGCTGGAGGTCTCCACCGACAAGGTCGACACGGAGATCCCCTCGCCGTTCGCGGGCACCCTGACCGAGATCCTCGTGGCCGAGGACGACACCGTCGAGGTCGGCACCGTGCTGGCCCGCATCGGCGACGCATCCGAGGCCGCCGCAGCTCCTGCCGCGCCTGCACCCGCCGAGGCCCCTGCACCTGCCCCCGTCGCAGCGACGCCGGCGCCCGTGGCCGAGGCACCCGCGCCCGCCGCAGCACCGGCTGCGGCACCCGCCGTCGCGCCCGCTGCCGCTGCCGCTGGTCGCGACGTGACGCTCCCCGCGCTCGGTGAGTCCGTCACCGAGGGCACCGTCACCCGCTGGCTCAAGAACGTCGGCGACACCGTGGCCGTCGACGAGCCCCTGCTGGAGGTCTCCACCGACAAGGTCGACACGGAGATCCCCTCGCCGTTCGCGGGCACCCTGACCGAGATCCTCGTGGCCGAGGACGACACCGTCGAGGTCGGCACCGTGCTGGCCCGCATCGGCGACGGATCCGCGGTCGCCGCCGCCCCGGCGCCTGTTGCGGCTCCGGCTCCCGTCGAGGCTCCGGTCGCAGCCGCACCTGTGGCGCCCGTCGCACCTGTCGCCCAGGCCACGGTTGCTGCCCCCGCACCCGCGCCCGCACCTGCAACCGTCGCCACCTCGGTGCCTGCGGGAGGCTCGGGCTACGTGACCCCCATCGTGCGCAAGCTGGCCTCCGAGCGTGGCGTGGACCTGTCTGCTGTCGCTGGCACGGGCGTGGGCGGACGCATCCGCAAGGAGGACGTCATCGCGGCAGCGCAGGCCCCTGCTCCTGCCGCCGCACCGGCTCCTGCCGCGACGGCTGCTGCTCCTGCTGCTCCGACCGCCGCTCCTGAGACCAAGGTCTCCGAGCTGCGCGGCCAGACGGTCAAGATGTCGCGGATCCGCAAGATCACGGCGGACAAGATGATGGAGTCGCTGCACGGCATGGCGCAGCTGACCTCCGTCGTCGAGGTCGATGCCTCGAAGATCTGGGCGCTGCGTGCTCGTTCCAAGAGCGCGTTCGCGGCGAAGCACGGCACGAACCTCACGTTCCTGCCGTTCTTCACGCGCGCGGTCGCTGAGGCGCTCACCGAGCACGCGTTCCTGAACGCGTCGGTGGTGGACGACTCGATCGTGTACCACCCGACCGTCAACCTGTCCCTCGCGGTCGACACTCCCAAGGGCCTCATGCTTCCGACCATGAAGGACGCGGACAGCAAGACGGTCGCTGAGCACGCCAAGGCGATCGCGGACCTGGCCAACCGTGCCCGCAACGGCGGCCTCGCGGCCGACGAGATCTCTGGCGGCACCTTCTCGGTCACCAACACCGGCTCCGGCGGAACGCTCTTCGACACGCCGATCGTCCCGGCCCCGCAGGTAGGCATCCTCGCCACCTGCGCGATCGTGAAGAAGCCTGTGATCGTCAAGGGTCCGGACGGTGAGGAGGTCATCGCGATCCGTCCGATGGTCTACCTGCCGCTGAGCTACGACCACCGCATCGTCGACGGTGCCGACGCCGCCCGCTTCCTGCAGACGGTCAAGGCTCGTATCGAGGGCGGCGCCTTCGAGGACGAGCTCGACCTGTAG